The genomic segment GGCTACGACGCAATTCGTCACCGGTCGAATAAAAACATTTAAATTGACCGACCCGTAAGTCACTCGAATGGGTTTGAGGTCAGAAAATATCGGTCAATATCTACTTCGCTGTGATTGGGGTAACACAGCCGGGAGCGATGGGGGACATATGCATGCGCACACGCGTACGGCCGCCTGCGGGGCGGCGTTAACCGTGGCGATGTCCACGGTGGCGACAGCGGGGATCGCCGCGGCGGGGGCCGAAGCCGGGACAACGGTCGTTTTAGACAGCAAATTGCGGCGCTGCGATTTCAGCCTGATAAGTACCGTACCGACGGTGCCGCAATCCGCCCTGGGCACGGGGTCGGTCATTGTGCATTCCGCCGGGGGGAAAGCGATCGCGGAGGTGCACTTATCGGACGCGCCCGATCCGGGCACCCATTTCGACGTCGGCTTGATTCAGGAACCTCGGCCGGGGTCGGGCGGCTGTGGTCCCGGGGATCCCGGCACCGCGTTTTCCGGTATGGACACCGATGCAGCCGGCGGCGCAACGGTGACCGTTTCCGACACCATTCGGCCGGGCACGACGGGCGTCTGGGTCGTGATCCAGCGCGCGAATCCGCACTCCCAGATTCCGGCCGAGTTCTACACGTCGGAGTTCGTCGCGCCGGTGTAGCACCTGCCGGTCGGCGCAGCGTCCTCACCCATGTGGTGATGCATCAGTTCCGACTGCATCGCGGCTACCCGATCGCGTACCTGCTCGTCGGACCGCCGCTGCTCGGCCGCGGTGACGACAATGGCATCCGGACCCGGAAACACCGTCGCCTCGTGGCCACTGGCGAGCCACCGCACCACGAACGGTGGTGCGCCGTCAGCCCCGCGCACCTGGGTGATCAAGCCCCGCTGATCCGCTGACTCCCTAGTGCCCTTGAGCACGAGCCAATCACCCACCTCGGCCTTCATCGCCGTCTCCCTCAGTCTGTGACCTCTCGGCCGATCATGCGCCCGGCCCCGTAGCTGGGCGAGGGCCGTAGGTCACCACTGACGACATCGGTCCGAGTCACTGCCGAATTCCCCCGCCGGACGGGACTTCCGTCCCTACCGCATCACAGCCATCGAATGCTGCGATGAGTATGAAGAACCAGCATCAGGCGGAGGTACGGCAATGGACGCTTCACCGCAAGCGCAGGCCAAGACACGCATGTTTGCCCGCGTGCTCGGCCCGTTCTTGGTCATCATTGATATCACGGCGGTGGGGCGTGCGTCGGACATGCAGACGGTGCTTTCAGACTTCGAGGCAAGCCCGCTGTGGTCGTGGGTGGCTGGTGCCTTCATCCTGGCCTTCGGCCTTGTCATCGTGGCGGCCCACCAATATTGGAAAGGCGCCGCGGCGATCATCGTGTCGCTCACGGGCTGGCTCATCACGCTGCGCGGCCTGCTCCTGTTCGCCTTTCCCAAGGCTTTTGCCACGGTCGCCAACAGCATGATCGGTGCGCAGGGGTGGTGGATAGCGCTG from the Mycobacterium lentiflavum genome contains:
- a CDS encoding DUF1918 domain-containing protein, which encodes MKAEVGDWLVLKGTRESADQRGLITQVRGADGAPPFVVRWLASGHEATVFPGPDAIVVTAAEQRRSDEQVRDRVAAMQSELMHHHMGEDAAPTGRCYTGATNSDV